One window from the genome of Candidatus Rickettsiella isopodorum encodes:
- a CDS encoding TolC family outer membrane protein, with protein sequence MTIHDFFIDKSAKKLSICSKLALGIYLFFAYFTPTFAADLMDIYKAALNSDPTYQAAVSTRLSQREAIPQSVAVLLPNISAQANISNNYQTINQPPTPEQPNGISNLQSQGYNISIRQPLINVNAWLALKQASSIGKQADLTLAAAAQDLIFRVASTYFNVLSAQDTLRFYQAEKTADSKQLNQAQKRVQVGLDALTSVYEAKAAYDKSVATEISAENNLRNNQEALRQLTGQTYSSINRFAKKIPLQTPQPNNIEDWVNAATQNNLKLIAARYGVEISREKIKMQASGHLPSLSLIGNYGNTDTFNNVPNSLNKRVGTLGLELDIPLFAGGAVSSKTRQAQYDFQTASANLDNTYRRLIINTRQKYNDVLADVSKIKAEQEAIKSAQLSLDSTEESYKAGTRTIVDVLIAQKSLYDVKRTAASDQYNYLLDTLLLKQAAGSLKPDDLLEINQWF encoded by the coding sequence ATGACTATACACGACTTTTTTATCGATAAATCTGCTAAAAAACTATCTATTTGCTCTAAATTAGCATTAGGTATTTATTTATTTTTTGCATATTTTACACCTACTTTTGCTGCAGATTTAATGGATATTTATAAAGCGGCCTTAAATAGTGACCCTACCTATCAGGCAGCTGTATCCACTCGACTATCACAACGAGAAGCAATACCTCAGAGTGTAGCTGTCCTTTTGCCTAATATCTCAGCTCAAGCTAATATTTCTAATAATTATCAAACTATTAATCAGCCTCCTACTCCGGAGCAACCGAATGGAATCAGCAACCTCCAGTCTCAGGGATACAATATTTCTATTAGACAACCTTTAATTAATGTCAATGCTTGGCTAGCACTAAAACAAGCGAGTAGTATCGGCAAACAAGCTGATCTAACCTTGGCAGCCGCTGCACAAGATCTGATTTTTCGCGTAGCATCTACATATTTTAATGTTTTATCTGCCCAAGACACTCTTAGATTTTATCAAGCAGAAAAAACCGCTGATAGTAAGCAATTAAATCAAGCTCAGAAACGTGTCCAAGTTGGTTTAGATGCCTTAACCAGTGTTTATGAAGCCAAAGCGGCATATGACAAATCCGTAGCTACGGAAATAAGTGCTGAAAATAATTTACGCAATAATCAAGAGGCACTGCGCCAATTAACAGGCCAGACTTATTCTTCTATAAACCGTTTTGCAAAGAAAATACCTTTACAAACCCCTCAGCCAAACAATATTGAAGATTGGGTTAATGCAGCCACTCAGAACAACCTCAAGCTAATAGCTGCACGCTATGGCGTAGAAATCTCTCGAGAAAAAATAAAGATGCAAGCTTCCGGGCATTTACCTAGCTTAAGCTTAATAGGTAACTATGGAAACACTGATACCTTTAATAATGTCCCTAACTCACTTAATAAACGTGTCGGAACTTTAGGCTTAGAATTAGATATTCCGCTCTTTGCAGGTGGTGCAGTTTCTTCCAAAACCCGCCAAGCCCAATATGACTTTCAAACGGCCAGTGCTAATTTAGATAATACCTATCGTAGGCTTATCATTAATACACGACAAAAATATAATGATGTACTTGCTGATGTCAGTAAAATCAAAGCTGAACAAGAAGCAATCAAATCTGCACAACTGTCATTGGACAGCACTGAAGAAAGCTATAAAGCTGGAACACGAACTATCGTGGATGTCCTTATTGCGCAAAAAAGCCTTTACGATGTAAAACGTACTGCAGCAAGTGATCAGTATAATTATCTATTGGATACTTTATTACTAAAGCAAGCCGCAGGTAGTTTAAAGCCAGATGATTTGCTGGAAATTAATCAATGGTTTTAA
- the coaE gene encoding dephospho-CoA kinase (Dephospho-CoA kinase (CoaE) performs the final step in coenzyme A biosynthesis.), with amino-acid sequence MFTVALTGGIASGKSTVASYFAALGVSIIDADQIGRELINNSSEIRKKLVARFGVDLLKKSNEIDRNKLRAAIFNNPKDREWLEGLLHPLIYQQIQEAIKKATGMYCLLVIPLLLEGRTSSLHKKKPSTPNYIKLNRILLVTTSRELQIQRAEERDLLEKNQIDAILAAQISPIESIKRADDIIHNESNLQSLYQSTQTMHEKYLSLLHAPKNFLDDSAFLGYYLAFK; translated from the coding sequence GTGTTTACTGTAGCGTTAACAGGCGGAATAGCAAGTGGTAAATCTACAGTGGCTAGTTACTTTGCAGCGTTGGGCGTAAGTATTATCGATGCAGACCAAATTGGTCGTGAACTCATCAATAATTCTTCGGAGATTCGTAAGAAATTAGTTGCCCGTTTTGGCGTTGACCTATTAAAAAAAAGTAACGAAATTGATCGGAATAAATTAAGAGCCGCTATCTTTAACAATCCGAAGGATCGTGAATGGTTAGAAGGGCTATTGCATCCTTTAATTTACCAACAAATACAAGAGGCGATTAAAAAAGCTACAGGAATGTATTGTCTCTTAGTGATACCATTATTATTAGAAGGAAGAACTTCTAGTTTACATAAAAAAAAACCTTCCACGCCTAATTATATTAAATTAAATCGTATTTTGTTAGTGACTACTTCGCGAGAATTACAAATTCAACGCGCAGAGGAGCGAGATCTTCTGGAAAAAAACCAGATCGATGCCATTTTAGCTGCACAAATATCACCAATAGAAAGTATCAAACGAGCTGACGATATCATTCATAATGAATCCAATTTGCAAAGCTTATATCAATCGACTCAGACAATGCACGAAAAATACTTGTCATTATTACACGCGCCAAAAAATTTTCTTGATGATTCAGCCTTTCTTGGTTATTATCTCGCCTTCAAATAG
- a CDS encoding rhodanese-like domain-containing protein, which produces MQQFIEFSLRHWELWLAFFIILILLLTFELHAKLTGTLPLTVQEAIFKINREDAIFLDVRDVLSFKKGHIAESINIPVSELKTKLNELDSYRERPIIINYSHGQSHHKIGRLLKNAGFTKCYHLKGGIVSWQNAALPVIKS; this is translated from the coding sequence ATGCAGCAGTTCATTGAATTTAGTTTACGACATTGGGAGCTGTGGCTGGCTTTTTTTATTATTTTGATTTTATTACTGACTTTTGAATTACATGCTAAGCTAACCGGCACATTGCCCTTAACTGTCCAAGAAGCTATTTTTAAGATTAATCGAGAAGACGCAATTTTTTTAGACGTTCGTGATGTTCTCAGTTTTAAAAAAGGACATATCGCAGAGTCCATTAATATCCCTGTTTCTGAACTTAAAACTAAGCTAAACGAGCTTGACTCATATCGAGAAAGGCCTATTATCATTAATTATAGTCACGGACAGTCACATCATAAAATTGGTAGGCTGTTAAAAAATGCAGGGTTTACAAAATGTTACCATCTTAAAGGTGGAATTGTGAGCTGGCAAAACGCAGCTTTGCCTGTCATTAAAAGCTAA
- the secB gene encoding protein-export chaperone SecB: MNQASKPTQQPEFVIQRVYVKDLSLETPHSPQAFQEEWQPELNLQFTMNTTDIGSDNHEVILQITVTAKSKDRTLFLVEVKQAGLFTLKGFTQEQNHQVMSITCPTILFPYAREAVSDLVGRAGFPPLYLAPVNFEALYAQQMQEQDDKSGNGQKENSSNSIITH; this comes from the coding sequence ATGAACCAAGCCAGCAAACCTACCCAACAACCTGAATTTGTTATTCAACGTGTTTATGTTAAAGATTTATCACTAGAGACTCCTCATTCTCCCCAAGCTTTTCAAGAGGAATGGCAACCGGAGCTCAATTTGCAGTTTACTATGAATACTACAGACATAGGCTCTGACAATCATGAGGTCATTTTACAAATTACTGTGACAGCAAAATCGAAAGATAGGACTTTGTTCTTGGTTGAAGTAAAGCAAGCAGGTCTTTTTACATTAAAGGGATTCACCCAAGAACAAAATCATCAGGTGATGAGTATAACCTGCCCTACTATTTTATTTCCATATGCCAGGGAAGCAGTTTCAGATTTAGTTGGTCGTGCGGGTTTTCCACCTCTTTACTTAGCTCCAGTTAATTTTGAAGCTTTGTATGCTCAGCAAATGCAAGAACAGGATGATAAAAGTGGTAATGGGCAAAAAGAAAATTCTTCCAATTCAATTATTACACATTAA
- the pmbA gene encoding metalloprotease PmbA: MSTQIEHQHPLELTNKQAHYKTLLSELMDMAKKQGATQTEASISHDTGFSVTVRNQEVETIEHNRNKSLGINVYFGRQKGSASTSDFCPKALKNTLEAACHIARFTTEDPFSGLAESNFLEKTPSDLDLYHPWSIDPQNAIVLGKECEANALAIDNRLTFSEGVILSTQEAIYVYANSNGFLAAYPSSLHHISCNLIAKDKMGMQRDGSDTISRNPDQLQAIEKLAKEAADNTVKRLSAKRISTCQVPVIFHSEIAPRLIRTFLEAISGGNIYRKASFLVNYLGKSVFDKKISIYEKPHLLSALGSAPFDDEGVRTCNRILVEEGVLCGYLLNSYSARKLGLQTTGNAGGFHNILLETSQFKLNDLIKQMGKGLLVTEVMGQGINLVTGDYSRGAAGFWVENGEIQYPVEEITIAGNLKDMFQNIVAIGNDINNKSSIQTGSIFLEKMMIAGTL, encoded by the coding sequence ATGTCTACACAAATAGAACATCAGCATCCACTAGAGCTAACAAATAAGCAAGCACATTATAAAACTTTGCTCTCTGAACTGATGGATATGGCAAAAAAACAAGGTGCTACCCAAACTGAAGCGAGTATTAGTCATGATACTGGTTTTTCAGTCACTGTTCGCAATCAAGAAGTTGAAACTATCGAACATAATCGGAATAAAAGCTTAGGAATAAATGTCTATTTTGGTCGTCAAAAAGGTTCTGCAAGCACCTCGGATTTCTGTCCTAAAGCGCTTAAAAATACCTTAGAAGCAGCTTGCCATATAGCACGCTTTACTACCGAGGATCCCTTTAGTGGCCTAGCAGAATCCAATTTTTTAGAAAAAACCCCGTCAGATTTAGACCTTTATCATCCTTGGTCGATCGATCCGCAAAATGCAATCGTATTAGGTAAAGAGTGTGAAGCGAATGCTCTCGCTATAGATAATCGACTAACCTTTTCAGAAGGAGTCATTTTATCTACACAAGAAGCTATTTATGTTTATGCTAATAGTAATGGATTTTTAGCCGCGTATCCTAGCTCGCTGCACCATATTTCTTGTAATCTTATAGCCAAAGATAAAATGGGTATGCAGCGTGATGGTAGCGACACAATAAGTCGCAATCCTGACCAACTACAAGCAATTGAAAAATTGGCTAAAGAAGCCGCTGATAATACAGTTAAACGACTTAGTGCAAAACGTATAAGCACTTGCCAGGTTCCGGTAATTTTTCATTCAGAAATTGCCCCTCGCTTAATTAGAACTTTTCTTGAAGCAATCTCGGGGGGGAATATTTATCGCAAAGCTTCTTTCTTAGTCAATTATCTTGGAAAATCTGTATTTGATAAAAAAATTTCTATCTATGAAAAACCTCATTTATTAAGCGCTTTAGGAAGTGCACCCTTTGATGACGAAGGGGTTCGTACCTGTAATCGAATTTTAGTTGAGGAGGGGGTTTTATGCGGATATTTACTAAACAGCTATTCAGCAAGAAAACTAGGCTTGCAAACCACTGGAAATGCAGGCGGGTTTCATAATATTTTACTCGAAACGAGCCAATTTAAACTTAATGATCTAATAAAACAAATGGGAAAAGGCTTACTAGTCACTGAAGTTATGGGGCAAGGTATAAATTTAGTAACGGGTGATTATTCTCGAGGAGCGGCTGGCTTTTGGGTAGAAAACGGAGAAATACAATATCCTGTAGAAGAAATTACCATAGCAGGCAACCTAAAAGATATGTTTCAAAATATCGTAGCTATAGGTAATGATATTAATAATAAGAGTTCTATTCAAACAGGTTCAATTTTTTTAGAAAAAATGATGATCGCAGGAACATTATAA
- the grxC gene encoding glutaredoxin 3, with the protein MPKVVIYTTLGCPYCANAKELLTKKGVKYEEVQVDKDANKLAEMVKLSNRRSVPQIFINNKSIGGFDDLSKLAASGELDTLLKDE; encoded by the coding sequence ATGCCAAAAGTAGTGATATATACCACATTAGGGTGTCCTTACTGTGCGAATGCTAAAGAATTGTTGACAAAAAAAGGAGTAAAATACGAAGAAGTTCAAGTTGATAAAGATGCTAATAAATTAGCAGAAATGGTGAAATTAAGTAACCGACGTTCAGTACCACAAATATTTATTAATAATAAATCTATCGGAGGATTTGATGATTTATCAAAATTAGCTGCCTCTGGTGAATTAGATACCTTACTAAAAGACGAGTAA
- a CDS encoding N-acetylmuramoyl-L-alanine amidase-like domain-containing protein — protein MIIPCRFFYGLAVLCFLFTPLSFADTQASDEIVKQLISLSQNDPIQRRIEIQSAALLNLPYLEGALGEGTKGRYDQNPLYRFDYFDCETYVDTVMALALAKNLPDFKSKINKIRYKQGSVSFTQRNHFPSADWIPNNKRNGYIHELSYLIAGQKTRMTKTQINLRSWYHNLTADRIRIPYLSFQEKEARLFQLKKEGEALYGSKRVSISYIPVFDLLQNSVLRQKIPTGSLIFFVGHDSYLSSRIGTPMNVLHMSFAIWNNGQLYCRMASSKAGRVLDVLFPDYLKTYLSLGTLDGISVWSITEQA, from the coding sequence GTGATAATACCATGTCGATTTTTCTATGGCCTAGCCGTGCTTTGTTTTTTGTTTACTCCTTTGAGTTTTGCAGACACTCAAGCGAGTGATGAAATTGTTAAACAATTAATCTCTTTAAGCCAGAATGATCCAATTCAGCGACGAATTGAAATTCAAAGTGCTGCATTACTAAATTTACCGTATTTAGAAGGAGCACTTGGTGAAGGCACTAAGGGTAGATATGATCAAAATCCCTTGTATCGTTTTGATTATTTTGATTGTGAAACTTATGTTGATACGGTTATGGCATTAGCCTTAGCTAAAAATCTTCCTGATTTTAAAAGCAAAATCAATAAAATTCGTTACAAGCAGGGTAGTGTGAGTTTTACGCAACGTAATCATTTTCCTAGTGCTGATTGGATTCCCAATAATAAAAGAAATGGGTATATTCATGAGTTAAGTTATTTAATTGCAGGTCAAAAAACTAGAATGACTAAAACACAGATAAACCTGCGAAGTTGGTATCACAATTTAACTGCAGATAGAATTCGAATTCCTTATTTAAGTTTCCAAGAAAAAGAAGCACGATTATTTCAATTAAAAAAAGAAGGTGAGGCATTATATGGAAGTAAAAGAGTTAGTATATCTTATATTCCAGTCTTTGATTTGCTACAAAATTCTGTATTAAGGCAAAAAATACCGACAGGAAGTCTAATTTTTTTTGTCGGCCATGATTCTTATCTAAGTTCCCGGATAGGAACTCCTATGAATGTACTACATATGAGTTTTGCTATTTGGAATAACGGCCAGCTTTATTGTCGTATGGCCTCATCAAAAGCGGGAAGAGTGTTAGATGTTCTTTTTCCAGATTATTTAAAAACCTATTTATCTCTCGGTACTTTAGACGGTATCAGTGTATGGTCTATAACTGAGCAAGCTTAG